In the genome of Paenibacillus pabuli, the window TCTGCATCTCCACATGGATATTTGGGTTTTCCTTTTCAAACGCATCAATGGTATTGTTGAGTGCTTCGGAGTCCTCTCCACGCCAGTGCATGAAGCTGATGGTTACTTTACCTGAACCAGAGGAGCCGTTCTCTCCGGATGACGCGTTATCTCCGCCGCCGCAGGCCGACAGCAGGATGGACAACACCAGCATACTGACGAGCGGCAGGATCAATTTTTTATTTTTTTTCATGAAAGACGACCTCCTGAGGATATTTAATGTAAGTTGCACGAATGTTTTTACACGGCGCACTCTGAGTGCAGTACCATCTTCCGATCGCTGTTATCCCCGAATTTTTTGAATCATATCTTTCAATAGTTAAAATTCGGGGATAGCGTATGCTTCCGATGTAGCTTTCTTCCAGAAAGCTTTCAGGCGAGATGATGCTTACGGAGTAGCTTTCTTTCAGAAAGCTTTTAGCTCCGCTTCTTCAGATCGGTTCTGCCCTCTCCGTTAAAGTGTAAAAAAAGGGGCACTTACTTAGATTTGGTAGTAACTTAGTTGGTAGTAATAGAATGCTGTTTTTGTCTTGTTTTCCACTTCTCACGAATGATGGGCATAACCGTCCGGCCGAAAATTTCGGCTTCTTCCAGATGCGGATAACCGGACAAAATGAATGTGGTCACGCCCAGATCTCCGTACTCCATCAATCGTTCTGCGACCTGTTCCGCTGTACCCACAATGAGGATTGCTCCACCGGAGCGTACAACCGACAAACCTGTCCACAGGTTGGGGCCTACGACGAACTGCTGCTTCTCGGACAGTTCCCGCAGCTCATTCTGTCGGCGCTGGTTGGTTGCATCCGTCTCCGCGAAGGCTGCTTTAGCTTTTTCGATGGCCTCCGGTGGAACTTTGCTGATAATCTCCCAAGCAGCCGCCCATGCTTCTTCTTCAGTATCCCGGATGAGTACCTGTGCCCGCATGCCGTAACGGAGCTGACGATCTTGTCCCGTTTCGTCTTTGATCTGTTTACGAATGATTTCGATTTCTTCGATCTGCTCCTGAATCCAGTCATGCGGCTCGCCCCACATCAGGAATGTATCTGCGTGTTCAACAGCGACCCGTTTGGCAATCGGTGAGCTTCCTCCCAGATAGAACGGTGGATACGGTTTTTGCACGGTTTCAGGCATACCTACCGGACCTTTGAAATTGTAATATTGGCCGTTAAACTCGGGATTCGGATCGCTGGATGCGTCTGCACCTGATGGTGCACCACTTCCGGCAAACTCCGTCAGATTCAGTCCCGTCGATTGCGTCCACGAACGCTTCATGACTTCCATATACTCGCTCGCGCGGACATACCGTTCATCGTGGGCATGTGCGAGTGGATCACCGAGTTCTTCCAGATCTCGAACCGAACTGCCTGTCACCACGTTGATCATGGCGCGACCGCCAGAGAGTTGATCCAGTGCCGCTCCCATACGTGCCGCCAATACAGGGGTGACCAGACCTGGGCGAATGGCTACAAGTGGACGCAACGTTTTCGTGTGACTCATCACAGCCGAACCCACAACCCACGCATCCAGACAGGCTCCACCTGTCGGAATCAATACAAATTCAAAACCTGCCGTCTCCGCTGTCTGCGCCACCTGAACCAAATAATCCAGACTCGGCTCCCGCTCCGGGGCAACCCCTACATATTTACCGTCTCCTGCTGTAGGCAAAAACCAGCCAAACTTCATTTCTTCCTGTTCACTCACGCAAGCCAATCCCTTCTGGTCATAAATTGATCTAATGAATAGTTTCACTCAAGCACTCCGGTTACAGAAAACCTTTCGATCACTCTTGTCCCCAGATTTCTTCTAATTCCCTTTTCAAGGGAAAATCCGGTGACAAAGGCGAGATGATGCTTACGAAGTAGCTTTCTTTCAGAAAGCTTTTAGCTTCACTTCTTCAGGTCTTTTCTGTACCCTACGTTGCCGTGTAATTCTTAAAGTTAAATTTATAAGTACGAACACTCCTTAATGCCGATTAATTAACTTGGTTTAATAGGTATCGACATCATACCAATTGATTTGTCTGTGATCAATGTCATTTCGCGGTAATTTTATTTTGTCATTTTGTGGTGAACTCACAGGAATAGGTCTTCTCGATCTTGAATTTTTACAAAACCCACCTGTATAATAGGTTATAAGAGAAACTTTCAGAGATTACAAACTATACTTATATTAAAGAGGTGTTCCTGATGATCGAGAGCATGAAGGAGGACCACCACGAGTTTTTGGATATTATTTTTTTTACTCCGTCCGAATTCGAGAAAGCCGGTGGAGCATGGCCGATTCGAATTGGCCGTAATATAGCCAAGAGCAACTATCATATTGGCCCGCGAACGACGCCTTTTCATTATTTGATTTTTGTTCTAGAGGGCGAGGGTACTTTCATACAGAACGGACATCGGTATTCCCTGCGTGCCCGGGATGCATTCTGTCTATATCCACAGGTTACCCATGAGTACTGGTCCGACCCAAAGGAATCTTTGCACAAAATTTTCATTGCCTTTGATGGAAATCATGCAGCTGAACTTTTGGCACGAATCGGGCTTACTCCGGATGCGCCGCATCGTTCAGGTGTACTCACGCCGGAGACGGCAAGTGGAATGCGTGCTTTTATGGAAGAGGTTCGCAAACCCCAGGGAGGCGCAAGCGACCTGGGGCGACTTACCCGTTTTCTCGGATTGTTTGACCGAATTGCCAAGTTCCCTGCTACCCGAGTGCTTCAACCAGACTCTGCCACTCCATGGCTGCAAAAGGGAAAGGAGTACATGGATATTCACTTTGCCGGCGGCATTACCGTCGAAGGTGTATCTGCACATGCTGGTGTGGATCGGACCCATTTTGCCAAACAATTCCGTAAAGCCTACGGCCTGTCTCCTGTCCAGTACATTCAACGTCTCAAAATGAATCAGGCCAAACGACTGCTTGTGCAGACCCCGTTAACGTTAACTGAAGTAGCACATTCGGTTGGTTACCCTGACCTCTTTTCCTTCTCCAAAGCGTTTAAAAAGCAGGTCGGTCTGCCTCCCAATCGATATCGAACAGCCGAAAACAACAAGAACTGATGTGTTGCCTAATGTGTCCGACCGAAAATACCAAAAGTAAAAAGGCAAGCCTCCTTGACCGGAGACTTGCCTTTTCATATATTGGGCATTTTCGGTTTCCTCATGTGGAACAAGCCCGATTTCTTATTGATTGCATTTTTCAAAAAGGGATCTGCACGTTTCCTTATACATCTTTTGGCTTACGGTTTTCGGCGATCAGTTCGCCCATTGGCTCCCAAGGTGGAGCCTCCGGCCGCTGCGGATACGTAACGGGCAGCAGCGGGAAGAGCAGTTCGGAAATACGATAAGCCTCCTCAAGATGCGGATAACCCGAAAGGATGAATGTATCCACTCCAAGGTCGGCATACTCCCGCAGCCGTGTTGCCACTTCTTCCGGATTGCCGACGAGCGCCGTACCGACGCCGCCCCTCACTTGTCCAATGCCCGCCCATAGGTTGGGACTAATCTCAAGCTGCTCTTGATGATCCCGCACGAGTTGGGTCATCCGGCGCTGCCCCACAGAGTCGAATCGGTCAAGCAGAGATTGAGCCGCCTGAATGTCTTCTTCCGTAACGTATTGAACCAATTGTTTGGCTGCGGACCATGCCTCCTCCGTCGTCTCGCGAACGATGATCTGCACCCGCAGTCCAATCTTGATCTCTCGGCCCATCGTTTTTGCACGGCTCCTGACATCAGCGATTTTCCCCGCTACCATGGCGGGCGTTTCCGCCCAAGTCAAATACGTGTCGATATGCTCCGCGGCGACTTGATGTCCAGCCTCAGACGAAGCTCCAATGAACAATGGCGGAGACTGCCGATTGAATGGCACGTACTGCAATTTGGCGTTCTCTACTTGGATATGTTTGCCCTGATAGGTCACGGACTCTCCGGTCATCAGGCGCTTCCATACCGTCAGGAACTCGTCGGTTGCTTCGTACCTTTCGCTATGAGAAAGGAAAATGCCATCTCCCCGCATTTCAAACGGATCTCCGCCGGTCACGACATTTATAAGCAGTCTTCCTGAGGAAAGCCTGTCGAATGAGGCTGCCATCCGTGCAGCGATACTGACTGAAATGCCGCCTGGCCGAACGGCGACCAGAAACTTCAATGTTTCTGTTGCTTCCATAAGAGCCGAGGCGACTACCCACCCATCTTCACATGCGTGTCCGGTAGGCACCAGCATGCCGGTGTATCCCAATCGATCTACTGCTTGAGCAATCTGACGAAAATAATGCAGATCAGTTGTTTTGGCCCCTCTGGTTGTCCCTAAATATCGTCCATCACCCATTGTGGGCAAATACCAGAATATTTCCATGTTTTTCCTCCTAGTGGCTACCCTGCTCGCCAGCAATAGATTTCATCAAACGCTGACGAAGCGGGATGTAGTTCTTTGATGCGCGAAGCTCATCAAGCTGCAGACCGCTCACCGCCTGACAAAGGGGATTCTCTAGGTCTTCAATGATGCGCCCTGGTCCCGACTGCATGACCAGGATTCGGCGTCCCAGCAGAATGGCTTCATCCACATCATGGGTGATGAAAAAAATGCAGGTACGCGTACGCTGCCATATGCCAATCAAATGCTGCTGCATTGTTTCTCGCGTCAGAGCATCCAGTGCACTAAAGGGCTCATCCATTAGAATGATGCTTGGCTCAGCCGCGAGCGTCCGGGCTAGAGCAACACGCTGTTTCATCCCTCCGGAAAGCTGATGCGGGAGCAGAGATGCCGCTGACTCCAATCCGACCAGAGAAAGGTACTCGGCTGCACGAAGCATACGCTCCTTTTTGGGGACCCCTGCCATTCGCAGGCCAAATGCAACATTGCCGGCAATCGTAAGCCAGGGGAAAAGATTATGATGCTGAAACACAACGCCTACCCGTGGATCCGGCTTGGTATGCTGAATGTCATTAATCCAGACCTTTCCCTGTTCCGGTTTAACATACCCCGCGATAATCTGAAGCAGAGACGACTTTCCGCATCCGGACGGTCCCAATACGCAGACGAAATCGTCCGATTGGAGGGAAATATCGATGTCTTGCAAAATCCGCCGTCTGCCAGAGCCCTCGCCATAGGCTAGAGCAATATTCTCCAGTCGGATGGCATTAGCCAAATCTTTCTTCCCCATTGGTTGGCTAGACCATTCCGTGTTGATCGCAGTCCTGTCAAAAGTTTGTACCGCGTCACTGCTCTTCATCTCTTCAGTCACACCCTTCGTGCTTATTGTGCATATAAATCGTTGCGGATCGCTTTCTGGAAAACGGATAATTCCGGTGCATTCTTAATGGATTGCTGCTCTACCAGAAAATCGGCTGTCGCCTTCAGCAAAGCACCAAAAGCACCTGGCTTCTCAGGCGTCC includes:
- a CDS encoding LLM class flavin-dependent oxidoreductase, producing MKFGWFLPTAGDGKYVGVAPEREPSLDYLVQVAQTAETAGFEFVLIPTGGACLDAWVVGSAVMSHTKTLRPLVAIRPGLVTPVLAARMGAALDQLSGGRAMINVVTGSSVRDLEELGDPLAHAHDERYVRASEYMEVMKRSWTQSTGLNLTEFAGSGAPSGADASSDPNPEFNGQYYNFKGPVGMPETVQKPYPPFYLGGSSPIAKRVAVEHADTFLMWGEPHDWIQEQIEEIEIIRKQIKDETGQDRQLRYGMRAQVLIRDTEEEAWAAAWEIISKVPPEAIEKAKAAFAETDATNQRRQNELRELSEKQQFVVGPNLWTGLSVVRSGGAILIVGTAEQVAERLMEYGDLGVTTFILSGYPHLEEAEIFGRTVMPIIREKWKTRQKQHSITTN
- a CDS encoding helix-turn-helix transcriptional regulator; translated protein: MIESMKEDHHEFLDIIFFTPSEFEKAGGAWPIRIGRNIAKSNYHIGPRTTPFHYLIFVLEGEGTFIQNGHRYSLRARDAFCLYPQVTHEYWSDPKESLHKIFIAFDGNHAAELLARIGLTPDAPHRSGVLTPETASGMRAFMEEVRKPQGGASDLGRLTRFLGLFDRIAKFPATRVLQPDSATPWLQKGKEYMDIHFAGGITVEGVSAHAGVDRTHFAKQFRKAYGLSPVQYIQRLKMNQAKRLLVQTPLTLTEVAHSVGYPDLFSFSKAFKKQVGLPPNRYRTAENNKN
- the ssuD gene encoding FMNH2-dependent alkanesulfonate monooxygenase gives rise to the protein MEIFWYLPTMGDGRYLGTTRGAKTTDLHYFRQIAQAVDRLGYTGMLVPTGHACEDGWVVASALMEATETLKFLVAVRPGGISVSIAARMAASFDRLSSGRLLINVVTGGDPFEMRGDGIFLSHSERYEATDEFLTVWKRLMTGESVTYQGKHIQVENAKLQYVPFNRQSPPLFIGASSEAGHQVAAEHIDTYLTWAETPAMVAGKIADVRSRAKTMGREIKIGLRVQIIVRETTEEAWSAAKQLVQYVTEEDIQAAQSLLDRFDSVGQRRMTQLVRDHQEQLEISPNLWAGIGQVRGGVGTALVGNPEEVATRLREYADLGVDTFILSGYPHLEEAYRISELLFPLLPVTYPQRPEAPPWEPMGELIAENRKPKDV
- a CDS encoding ABC transporter ATP-binding protein; translated protein: MKSSDAVQTFDRTAINTEWSSQPMGKKDLANAIRLENIALAYGEGSGRRRILQDIDISLQSDDFVCVLGPSGCGKSSLLQIIAGYVKPEQGKVWINDIQHTKPDPRVGVVFQHHNLFPWLTIAGNVAFGLRMAGVPKKERMLRAAEYLSLVGLESAASLLPHQLSGGMKQRVALARTLAAEPSIILMDEPFSALDALTRETMQQHLIGIWQRTRTCIFFITHDVDEAILLGRRILVMQSGPGRIIEDLENPLCQAVSGLQLDELRASKNYIPLRQRLMKSIAGEQGSH